One Thermoanaerobacter pseudethanolicus ATCC 33223 genomic window, TGCTGGTCTGTCAATTTAGATGGATCAACACCTCTCAAAATAAACCCCAATCCATCGTTGCCACCGAACATAGCATAGCCTTTTTTATCAGCATTAGCTATTGTATTATCTATCGCACTTGTGATTTTGTTTGCTTGGTCTTGAGTCAATAATCCTTCAGAAACCAATTTGTTTACTATATCCTTCTGAAGTGACGCCATTTGTTTGTATATTTCTGTCAAAGCTGCTTTTTGTTGTTCTGTAAGCTTTGAAGTATCAATTGGGCCTATTCCAAAATATCCTTTGTCAAATCCTCTTCCGCCACCAATGAAGAAGGGAACATTGTCTTGATTTGCTTTAGAAACTTTGCTATCAATGTTTTTAATTATATTATCTGCTTGTTGTTGAGTTATAAGCCCTTCTGATAAGAGTTTGTTTATAAACTCTTTTTCAAGGTCGGCTATTCTTTTGTTGTAATCTGTAATTATTTGCTCTTGCTCTGGTGTAAGCTTTGATGTGTCAATTCCAAAAAAGCCTTTTATGCTGTTTGTCAGTGGTGAATCAGTATTTGCTGCAAAAACTGTCAAAGGAATTGCTAAAGCCAATACAACTGCTAAAACTATTAACCATTTGTTTCTCTTCATATATGGATACCTCCTTTTAAATTTTTCCTTTTTCATTCTTTATGATACCCAAATAGTTTGAAGTAATTTTATATAATTTGTGAGGAAAGTGTGAAGTTTAATTTTAAATATTGTAAACTGATTAAAAAATAATTAAACTAAAGATGGGAGGTGTTTTTTATGCAAAAAGTTTTAGTAATTGAAGACGAAGAAGGAATGAGAGATATTTTAAAAACTTATTTAGAAAATAATGGATATGAAGTATTGGTAGCTGAAAATGGCAAAATAGGGCTTGAATATTTTAATAATAATAAAGATATAAGCATAATCCTTTTAGATATAATGCTTCCAGATATAAGTGGTTGGAGCCTTTTAAAAACAATTAGAGAAAAGTCAAAAGTGCCTGTAATGATGATAACAGCAAGAGGAGAAGAGTATGATAAACTTTTAGGGTTTGAATTAGGAGCAGATGATTACGTTGTAAAACCTTTTAGCCCTAAAGAAGTAATCGCTCGCGTTAAAGCAATTTT contains:
- a CDS encoding response regulator transcription factor, giving the protein MQKVLVIEDEEGMRDILKTYLENNGYEVLVAENGKIGLEYFNNNKDISIILLDIMLPDISGWSLLKTIREKSKVPVMMITARGEEYDKLLGFELGADDYVVKPFSPKEVIARVKAILSRTYGASEEEGKTEYEGISINVSFREVTVDGEKIDLTPKEFDLLKLLIDNKGKVVSREKCLNEVWGYDFYGDLRTVDTHIKQLREKLGEKRKLIKTVWGIGYKLDGE
- a CDS encoding YckD family protein — its product is MKRNKWLIVLAVVLALAIPLTVFAANTDSPLTNSIKGFFGIDTSKLTPEQEQIITDYNKRIADLEKEFINKLLSEGLITQQQADNIIKNIDSKVSKANQDNVPFFIGGGRGFDKGYFGIGPIDTSKLTEQQKAALTEIYKQMASLQKDIVNKLVSEGLLTQDQANKITSAIDNTIANADKKGYAMFGGNDGLGFILRGVDPSKLTDQQKNELINYYKQMAQLQKQLVDKFVSFGVITQDQGNTIKNRIDTMVKNMQQNGLPQGFFKHFEGKRGNFKGKWQNGNGQTNTAPQGYSNSL